One window of Aggregicoccus sp. 17bor-14 genomic DNA carries:
- a CDS encoding SprT-like domain-containing protein: MPQRRKPASLENLTRRWLRAWERCWGTPGLTSAIQVEESPRLRSTIARAAPAKATIRLSPELRGASPSLLREVLCHEAAHIAAYRLHGPGIRQHGPEWAELMARAGFAPRRRLPTLPPSPRKGPPALFEHRCPVCQARRLARRAMSAWRCASCVQLGLPGALTITRLAPRAARAP, from the coding sequence ATGCCCCAACGCCGAAAGCCTGCGTCGCTCGAGAACCTCACCCGCCGCTGGCTTCGCGCGTGGGAGCGCTGCTGGGGCACGCCAGGGCTCACGTCCGCTATCCAGGTGGAGGAAAGCCCCCGTCTGCGGAGCACCATCGCGCGGGCCGCTCCGGCCAAGGCGACCATCCGACTCAGCCCCGAGCTGCGCGGCGCTTCACCGTCGCTCCTGCGTGAGGTCCTCTGCCACGAGGCCGCCCACATCGCGGCCTACCGTCTCCATGGGCCGGGCATCCGCCAGCATGGGCCCGAGTGGGCAGAGCTGATGGCGCGCGCAGGCTTCGCGCCGCGCCGCCGGCTCCCGACGCTCCCTCCGTCTCCACGAAAGGGGCCACCGGCCCTCTTCGAACATCGCTGCCCGGTATGCCAGGCCCGCCGCCTGGCTCGCCGGGCCATGTCCGCCTGGCGGTGTGCGAGCTGCGTCCAGCTCGGCCTGCCTGGCGCTCTCACCATCACCCGCCTCGCCCCACGAGCCGCCCGTGCCCCCTGA
- a CDS encoding DUF3427 domain-containing protein — MRAASSSACLALSPSPASPHEPPVPPDCPFCSPRAEQVFHEGELVRGLWDAFPVSPGHALLVTRRHVPTWFEATDAERAELTAATLLARQTILRHYPAEGFNLGVNAGEVAGQTVPHLHLHVIPRVPGDVPDPRGGVRHVIPGKANYLAPGAAGPHPRLLTRGEEEPLLGHLRLDIDRAQQLDVAVAFVMPSGVERLYSHFQDLLARGGTLRLVTGDYLGITDPGALRRLLDLGLGYAPQQLQLRVFSRAGTSFHPKAYLCRAHGGEGVAYVGSSNLSRSALEEGVEWNYRIVTSRDRAGFGQAVEAFESLFQHPSTQALDAQWVDRYETRRRTAVAMPPVVDAEMERVEPPPPPNAIQRRALAALEETRARGNRAGLVVLATGLGKTWLSAFDSDRPEFRRVLFVAHREEILDQALKTFRRIRPSAHFGRYSGQEKAPRADILFASIQTLGRQAHLDHFDPRAFDYIVVDEFHHASAKTYRRLLEHFEPAFLLGLTATPERSDGGDLLQLCGENLVFRCDLVDGIRRELLCPFHYFGVPDEVDYRNIPWRSTRFDEEALTSAVATQARAQNILEQWRSRGGARTLGFCVSQRHADFMRDYFKERGVRCAAVHSGPTSAPRASSLERLAAGELQVVFAVDMFNEGVDLPAIDTVMMLRPTESQILWLQQFGRGLRRSEGKSHLTVIDYIGNHRTFLLKPRALLGLPTGNDRELSAALERLQHGEWELPPGCEATYELKALDLLRGLLRLPKAGDALRTYYEDFRERHGERPTATEAHHDGYAPRSARKSYGSWLGFVRAMGDLSPAAQAALETASGFLDALEVTQMTKSYKMLVVQALLNRDALPGTLAIEELVSEVRRLAERSAQLRADVGDALQSPSALRTLLERNPIDAWTGAKGTGGRAYFAYDGSTLRSTVDVSEDARPELQGLARELVDWRLAEYLGREGVEQAAEGFMVKVNQSGGRPILFPLERDKVQGIPEGWTKVEVDGNTYDANFVKVALNVVRKPGEEQNELPAILRTWFGPDAGQPGTNHLVACEPAGEGYRLKPVGKQREVTLEPWREYSREQIPALFGLQFSEAIWNSGFVATEKHLFLLVTLEKGAMTENFKYSDRFLDPLAFQWQSQNRTAKDSKHGRALKNHVASGVQVQLFVRAQKKRTSGSAAPFIYCGPVTFASWQGEKPITIHWALSEPVPHRLGDVLRVPRGG; from the coding sequence GTGCGAGCTGCGTCCAGCTCGGCCTGCCTGGCGCTCTCACCATCACCCGCCTCGCCCCACGAGCCGCCCGTGCCCCCTGATTGCCCCTTCTGCAGCCCTCGCGCCGAGCAAGTCTTCCACGAGGGCGAGCTCGTCCGCGGTCTGTGGGATGCGTTTCCGGTCTCTCCGGGACATGCCCTCCTCGTGACCCGCCGGCACGTCCCGACCTGGTTCGAGGCCACGGACGCGGAGCGCGCAGAGCTCACCGCAGCCACGCTGCTCGCGAGGCAGACCATCTTGCGGCACTACCCCGCCGAGGGCTTCAATCTCGGCGTCAACGCCGGCGAGGTTGCGGGCCAGACCGTCCCCCACCTCCACCTGCACGTCATCCCGCGGGTGCCCGGTGACGTTCCGGACCCGCGCGGCGGCGTCCGCCACGTCATCCCGGGCAAGGCCAACTACCTCGCGCCGGGTGCAGCAGGCCCACATCCGCGGCTCCTCACCCGCGGCGAGGAGGAGCCCCTGCTCGGCCACCTCCGCCTGGACATCGACCGCGCCCAGCAGCTCGACGTGGCCGTGGCCTTCGTCATGCCGAGCGGCGTCGAGCGCCTCTACTCCCACTTCCAGGACCTGCTCGCGCGAGGCGGCACGCTCCGGCTGGTGACGGGGGACTACCTCGGCATCACGGACCCGGGTGCCCTGCGCCGCCTGCTCGACCTGGGACTCGGGTACGCGCCCCAACAGCTCCAGCTCCGCGTCTTCTCCCGTGCAGGCACGAGCTTCCACCCCAAGGCCTACCTGTGCCGAGCCCACGGTGGCGAGGGCGTCGCGTACGTGGGCAGCTCCAACCTCTCGCGCTCGGCCCTCGAAGAGGGCGTGGAGTGGAACTACCGGATCGTCACCTCGCGCGACCGGGCCGGCTTCGGCCAGGCCGTGGAAGCCTTCGAGTCGCTCTTCCAGCACCCCTCCACCCAGGCGCTCGATGCGCAGTGGGTGGACCGATACGAAACGCGCCGCCGAACGGCCGTCGCCATGCCACCGGTCGTCGACGCCGAGATGGAGCGCGTGGAGCCGCCACCGCCGCCGAACGCTATCCAGAGGCGCGCGCTCGCCGCGCTGGAGGAGACGCGGGCCCGGGGCAACCGCGCAGGGCTCGTCGTGCTGGCCACGGGCCTAGGCAAGACGTGGCTCAGCGCCTTCGACTCGGACCGACCGGAGTTCCGGCGTGTGCTCTTCGTCGCCCACCGAGAAGAGATCCTCGACCAGGCGCTGAAGACCTTCCGCCGCATCCGCCCCAGCGCCCACTTCGGCCGCTACTCGGGCCAGGAGAAGGCACCGCGGGCAGATATCCTCTTCGCCTCCATCCAGACCCTGGGCCGCCAGGCGCACCTGGACCACTTCGACCCACGGGCCTTCGACTACATCGTGGTGGACGAGTTCCACCACGCGTCCGCGAAGACCTACCGCCGGCTCCTCGAGCACTTCGAGCCCGCCTTTCTCCTCGGCCTCACGGCAACCCCGGAGCGAAGTGATGGTGGAGACCTCCTCCAGCTGTGCGGAGAAAACCTCGTCTTCCGTTGCGACCTGGTGGATGGCATCCGGCGAGAGCTGCTCTGCCCCTTCCACTACTTCGGCGTCCCGGATGAGGTGGACTACCGGAACATTCCCTGGCGCAGCACCCGCTTTGACGAGGAGGCGCTCACCTCCGCCGTCGCCACTCAGGCGCGTGCCCAGAACATCCTCGAGCAGTGGCGCAGCCGAGGCGGGGCGCGGACCCTGGGGTTCTGCGTCTCCCAGCGGCACGCGGACTTCATGCGGGACTACTTCAAGGAGCGCGGAGTCCGCTGTGCAGCCGTGCACTCGGGGCCGACCTCAGCGCCGCGCGCCTCGTCGCTCGAGCGGCTCGCAGCAGGCGAGCTCCAAGTCGTCTTCGCCGTCGACATGTTCAACGAGGGCGTGGACCTCCCGGCCATCGACACGGTGATGATGCTGCGGCCCACGGAGTCGCAGATCCTCTGGCTCCAGCAGTTCGGCCGAGGCCTGCGCCGCTCCGAGGGGAAGTCGCACCTCACGGTCATCGACTACATCGGCAACCACCGCACCTTCCTCCTCAAGCCGCGAGCGCTCCTGGGGCTCCCCACCGGGAACGATCGCGAGCTGAGCGCCGCGCTCGAGCGACTGCAGCATGGGGAGTGGGAGCTCCCGCCGGGCTGCGAGGCCACCTACGAGCTGAAGGCCTTGGACCTCTTGCGAGGCCTGTTGCGCCTGCCGAAGGCCGGCGACGCGCTACGCACGTACTACGAGGACTTCCGCGAGCGACACGGCGAGCGCCCCACGGCCACCGAGGCCCACCATGACGGCTACGCGCCGCGCTCGGCGCGGAAGAGCTACGGCTCCTGGCTCGGCTTCGTGCGCGCGATGGGAGACCTCAGCCCCGCGGCCCAGGCAGCGCTAGAGACGGCCTCGGGCTTCCTGGATGCGCTCGAGGTCACGCAGATGACCAAGAGCTACAAGATGCTCGTCGTGCAGGCCCTGCTGAACCGGGACGCCCTGCCCGGCACGCTGGCCATCGAGGAGCTCGTCAGCGAAGTGCGACGACTCGCCGAGCGCAGCGCGCAGCTACGCGCGGACGTGGGGGACGCACTCCAGAGCCCCTCGGCCCTGCGCACGCTCCTCGAGCGTAACCCCATCGACGCGTGGACGGGTGCGAAGGGAACCGGTGGGAGGGCCTACTTCGCCTACGACGGGAGCACCCTTCGCTCGACCGTCGACGTCTCGGAAGACGCGCGGCCCGAACTCCAGGGCCTCGCGCGAGAGCTTGTCGACTGGAGGCTTGCGGAGTACCTGGGACGCGAGGGAGTGGAGCAAGCCGCAGAAGGATTCATGGTCAAGGTGAACCAGTCGGGAGGGCGCCCCATCCTGTTCCCTCTCGAGCGGGACAAGGTGCAGGGTATTCCCGAAGGCTGGACGAAGGTTGAGGTCGACGGGAACACGTACGACGCGAACTTCGTGAAGGTTGCGCTCAACGTGGTGCGCAAGCCCGGGGAGGAGCAGAACGAGCTGCCGGCAATCCTGAGAACCTGGTTCGGCCCCGATGCAGGACAGCCGGGAACGAACCACCTCGTGGCCTGTGAACCCGCTGGAGAGGGCTACCGGCTCAAGCCCGTCGGAAAGCAGCGCGAGGTCACGCTCGAACCCTGGCGTGAGTACTCCCGCGAGCAGATCCCTGCCCTCTTCGGCCTCCAATTCTCGGAGGCCATTTGGAACTCGGGCTTCGTCGCAACGGAGAAACACCTCTTCCTGCTGGTGACACTGGAGAAGGGCGCGATGACCGAGAACTTCAAGTACTCCGACAGGTTTCTCGATCCGCTTGCGTTCCAATGGCAAAGCCAGAATCGCACCGCAAAAGACAGCAAACACGGCCGAGCGCTAAAAAACCACGTCGCGAGCGGCGTTCAGGTCCAGCTTTTCGTCCGAGCCCAGAAGAAGCGGACGTCGGGAAGCGCCGCCCCGTTCATTTACTGCGGCCCGGTCACGTTCGCCTCCTGGCAGGGAGAGAAGCCCATTACGATTCACTGGGCCCTGAGCGAACCGGTTCCGCACCGGCTAGGGGACGTGCTTCGCGTTCCGCGCGGCGGATAG